The window GCGGTGAGCGTCGGCAAGATAGTGGGCGGGGTGAGGTTCATATCCTTTTACCCGATCACCCCATCCACCGACGACCCCATGTTCGCCGAGAGGAAACTGCCCTACCCGGTCCTGCCCGTCTCGGAGGACCTCAAGGCCATGGAGCGCGTGGGCGCCGTGGTTCTGCAGACCGAGGACGAGCTGGCCGCTATAGCGGCGGCGGCGGGGGCGGCAATGGCGGGGGCGCGGGCGGCGACAGCCACGTCGGGCCCCGGCATGAGCTTGATGGCGGAGACCATATCCATGTTGGGCATGGCGGAGCTGGGCGTCGTGCTCACACTGTGGTCCAGGGCTGGGCCGAGCACGGGCCTCGCTACGAGGACCGGCCAGCACGACCTCTTCTATTCGTTGTTCATAGGCCATGGAGAGTTCCCCAAAATAGTCCTGGCCAGCGGGGATCTAGAGGAGGCGTTCTACGACGCTATAAAGGTCGTGAATTGGGCCGACAAGTACCAGGTGCCGGTGATCCACTTGGTGGATAAGGACCTCTCCAACACGTTCGCGGTGATGCCAGCGCCGGATCCCTACTCGGTGAGAATAGAGCGGCCTCAGCCCGTGGTGTTCCCGGAGGAGAGGAACGCCAATAGGTACGAGATAACGAAGGACGGGTTGCCTATTAGATATCTGCCGGGTATATCCAAGGCCGTGTACCACGTGGTGAGCCTCGAGCACGACCCCGAGGGCGACCCCGACGAGGACGCGGAGATGGTCAAGAAGATGTACGACAAGCGCATGAGGAAGATCGAGACGATTATGAGGGAGATACCGGACGAGGACAAGGTCCGCTACTACGGGCCTCCCGACGCGGGCACCGTCATAGTCTCGTGGGGCACGACGAAGTTGCAGATACTCTCAGCTCTCGAGAAGTTGCCGGGAGTGGGCTTCCTGCAGTTGAGGCTCCTCTATCCGTTCCCCGCCGACCTTGTGAGGAAGTACTTGGAGGGCAGGAAGACGTTGTTCATAGAGGGCAACTACACGGCCCAGAGCTCGTTGCTCGTGAGGATGTACACGGGGATCTCGGCCGACGGGGTAGCCGTGAAGTACAACGGGCGGCCCATCACGACAGACGACGTGTTGGAGGCCTACGACCGCTTCGCCAAGGGCGAGAAGAGGATAGAGCTGGAGTGGGACCTATGACCGCCGCCACGACCATCAAGGTATCGCTGAAGAGGACGCCGCAGGACTACAAGTGGACCAAGCCGCCCGAGTGGTGCCCCGGTTGCGGCCACTTCGGCATATTGCAGGCCTTGTTGCAGGTATTCGCCGAGCTCGACATGGACCCGACGCGGACGGTGTTAGTCTCGGGCATAGGCTGTAGTAGCAGGTTGCCGCACTACGTGAGGACCGTGTCGGCCCACACAATCCACGGCAGGGCCATACCCTTCGCCATAGGCCTCAAGCTCGCCAACCCCAACCTGGAGGTGATCGTCGTCGGCGGAGACGGCGACCTCTTCGCGATAGGCGGCAACCACATACTGGGAGCGGGCCGCAGAAACGTCGACTTCACGGTGATACTCATGGACAACGCGGTCTACGGACTGACGCGCGGCCAGGCGGGGCCCACACTGCCGCTGGGCATGCAGCCCAAGGCCTTGTCGAAGCCCAACCCGCACGCCGACCTCAACCCGTTGTTGGTGGCGCTTGCATCCGGCTTCACCTTCATAGCCAGGGCCTACAGCTACGACATAAAGTACACCGCGAAGATAATCAAGGAGGCCATACTGCACAAGGGCTCGGCGATAGTCCAGATATTCAGCCCCTGCGTGACGTACAACAACATAATGACGAGGGAGTGGTACGAGAAGAGGGTCTACAAGCTCGACAACGACCCCACTTGGGATCCGGTCGTCCACGACGAGAAGGAGGACTACGAGAAGAGGAAGCGGGCCATAGAGAAGATCCTCGAGCCGGACAGATTTGCGCTGGGGGTGCTGTACAAGAACGAGCTGGTGCCGACGTTTGAAGAGAGGTACGCGTCCATGTACGATCCCAACTACATGAAGATACCGCCGGCGATACAGCCTGTGGAGAAGGACGGGAAGTCGGTGATAGACTTCTACAAGCTAATGGCGGATAGGCTACTCTAGGGTTTTCCCCAGAGCCCTCGCCAAAGCCCTCGCTTTTTCCATCAACTCCCCGAATTGGCCGAACGTCAGCTGTTGCGCCGCGTCGCTCAGCGCCTTGTCCGGATCGGGGTGCACCTCGACTATCAGCCCGTCGGCGCCGGCCGCCAGTATTGCCAGAGCGAGCGGTATGACGAAGCGGCGGTCGCCCGCAGGGTGGCTCGGATCGCCGATCACGGGCAGATGGGTCGCCTGCTTCGCGTAGGCTATGGCACCTACGTCCAGCGTGAATCTGAGAGTCCTGTCGAAGGTCCTTATGCCCCTCTCCACCAACACCACGTCGCCGTTTCCGTGAAGAGCCACGTACTCGGCGGCTGCCAGCCACTCGTCGACGGTGTTGCCGAAGCCCCTCTTCAGCAGAACCGGCTTCCCCGCCTTCCCGAGCTTCTTCAGAAGCGTGAAGTTCTGCATGTTCCTGGCGCCTATCTGGAGCGCGTCGGCGTATTTCGCGACCAGCGGTATGTCTTGGCCGTCCATGACCTCGGTCACCACGGGCAACCCGGTGGCCGACCTGGCCTCGGCCAACAGCTTCAGCCCCTCCTCGCCCAGCCCCTGGAAGGAGTAGGGGGACGTCCTCGGCTTGAAGGCGCCTCCCCTCAACGCGTGGGCGCCCATCTCCTTGACTGCCTTCGCCGCCGAGAGTATCTGCTCTCTGCTCTCCACCGAGCACGGCCCCGCTATGACGAAGATCTTGCCCTCGGCGATCTCCCTGTCGCCTATCTTCACGGCCGTGGGCTCCTTCTTCCACGCCCGGGACACCAGCTGGTACTCCCCCTTTAGGTCCACCTCCACGTCTGCCTTGACAGGCGGCTTGACCTTGGCGTTTGGAGGGGCCGTCACTATGTAGTAGCCCCAAGCCTCTATATACCATGATGATATGCCCTCCCGATCTAGATATTCCTTAAGGGCCTTCGCCCTCTCCGGGTCCTTGAACGCGTAAAGCATGGGGTCGGGACCGCGACGGCTTATATATCTTCGGCATTACTTCTTAATAACTCTATACTTTGGCCCATGGTCCTTGATCTGGTGACCAGAAACGCCGTGGAGGTGATAACCGAGGAGGAGGTGAGGTCGAGGATCGGCGGCAGGGCCTAC of the Thermoproteus uzoniensis 768-20 genome contains:
- the aroF gene encoding 3-deoxy-7-phosphoheptulonate synthase; this translates as MLYAFKDPERAKALKEYLDREGISSWYIEAWGYYIVTAPPNAKVKPPVKADVEVDLKGEYQLVSRAWKKEPTAVKIGDREIAEGKIFVIAGPCSVESREQILSAAKAVKEMGAHALRGGAFKPRTSPYSFQGLGEEGLKLLAEARSATGLPVVTEVMDGQDIPLVAKYADALQIGARNMQNFTLLKKLGKAGKPVLLKRGFGNTVDEWLAAAEYVALHGNGDVVLVERGIRTFDRTLRFTLDVGAIAYAKQATHLPVIGDPSHPAGDRRFVIPLALAILAAGADGLIVEVHPDPDKALSDAAQQLTFGQFGELMEKARALARALGKTLE
- a CDS encoding 2-oxoacid:ferredoxin oxidoreductase subunit beta; this encodes MTAATTIKVSLKRTPQDYKWTKPPEWCPGCGHFGILQALLQVFAELDMDPTRTVLVSGIGCSSRLPHYVRTVSAHTIHGRAIPFAIGLKLANPNLEVIVVGGDGDLFAIGGNHILGAGRRNVDFTVILMDNAVYGLTRGQAGPTLPLGMQPKALSKPNPHADLNPLLVALASGFTFIARAYSYDIKYTAKIIKEAILHKGSAIVQIFSPCVTYNNIMTREWYEKRVYKLDNDPTWDPVVHDEKEDYEKRKRAIEKILEPDRFALGVLYKNELVPTFEERYASMYDPNYMKIPPAIQPVEKDGKSVIDFYKLMADRLL
- a CDS encoding 2-oxoacid:acceptor oxidoreductase subunit alpha encodes the protein MVEVSFLVGGPQGKGVETASIMLIYAVGSAGYYVYGRREFWSNIAGGRHSYFVGRIADRWPPGGIGNKVRLALFMDGHAVFEHIFHVERGGVAVYNTEEDGKTLESFTMISRTAVERLSDFFKRQGLEPTVKNAVEYMKSQGVKVVGLPFNKILLDVGRKIGVTSPVMLSRFVNTLVVAVGASLLGLPVEYVERGVAFALGRKKEVIEQNKMVAAEVSKMVTERVETLAPRTPETKRIYWNGNEAVSVGKIVGGVRFISFYPITPSTDDPMFAERKLPYPVLPVSEDLKAMERVGAVVLQTEDELAAIAAAAGAAMAGARAATATSGPGMSLMAETISMLGMAELGVVLTLWSRAGPSTGLATRTGQHDLFYSLFIGHGEFPKIVLASGDLEEAFYDAIKVVNWADKYQVPVIHLVDKDLSNTFAVMPAPDPYSVRIERPQPVVFPEERNANRYEITKDGLPIRYLPGISKAVYHVVSLEHDPEGDPDEDAEMVKKMYDKRMRKIETIMREIPDEDKVRYYGPPDAGTVIVSWGTTKLQILSALEKLPGVGFLQLRLLYPFPADLVRKYLEGRKTLFIEGNYTAQSSLLVRMYTGISADGVAVKYNGRPITTDDVLEAYDRFAKGEKRIELEWDL